A section of the Candidatus Endomicrobium procryptotermitis genome encodes:
- a CDS encoding DedA family protein yields the protein MKKIVDYLFHLLRAMYDWTLGWSKKKSSNYALFGIAFMESSFFPVPPDVLLIPLVAADPKYWWKKALICTLGSVCGAFFGYLIGVLFYESIGAAIINFYDLNEAVTSLNKMYADNAFLTIFAGAFTPIPYKVMTIMAGFSKISLMILFTASVLGRGSRFFIVAAALRIFGEKIQYTIEKYFNVLSVVFLIFLILGFAAVKYLL from the coding sequence ATGAAGAAAATAGTTGATTATCTTTTTCATTTGCTGCGCGCAATGTATGATTGGACTCTAGGCTGGTCAAAAAAGAAAAGCTCAAACTATGCTTTGTTCGGCATAGCGTTTATGGAAAGCTCGTTCTTTCCAGTTCCGCCGGATGTGCTTCTGATTCCTTTGGTTGCCGCAGATCCTAAATATTGGTGGAAAAAGGCACTGATATGCACATTAGGTTCTGTCTGCGGAGCATTTTTTGGATACCTGATAGGTGTTCTTTTTTATGAGAGCATAGGCGCTGCTATAATAAATTTTTATGATTTGAATGAAGCGGTTACATCTTTAAATAAGATGTATGCGGATAATGCTTTTTTGACCATTTTTGCCGGTGCGTTTACTCCGATACCATATAAAGTTATGACTATAATGGCAGGGTTTAGCAAAATTTCTCTTATGATATTGTTTACCGCGTCTGTACTTGGAAGAGGATCTCGTTTTTTTATTGTTGCTGCTGCGCTGAGAATTTTTGGAGAGAAAATACAATATACTATAGAAAAATATTTTAATGTGCTGTCCGTAGTTTTTCTGATTTTTCTCATATTGGGTTTTGCTGCCGTTAAATATCTTTTATAG
- a CDS encoding 16S rRNA (uracil(1498)-N(3))-methyltransferase, whose protein sequence is MPHFYVKPENIKNDIFIIEDEQSHYISNVRRFRMDDEIMIFDGVGNSYKAKITKISKGYIEGRIISSSYEIPKFKVNLYTAIPKGDRFEWLIEKAGELGISEIIPLNTKRSVNKSFYPNKLERYKKISIAASSQCGRKDIMKINGPVGFENACLKTAENKDYINILPWESENSNILSKISKQQNNRKGSNIFIGPEGGFEDKEVEFAQKLGIKTITLGRNILRVETAAITASILIFNYFGVYEAK, encoded by the coding sequence ATGCCACATTTTTACGTAAAACCAGAAAATATTAAAAATGACATTTTTATCATAGAGGATGAGCAGTCGCATTATATTTCCAATGTCAGACGATTTCGGATGGATGACGAAATAATGATTTTTGACGGCGTGGGAAACTCTTATAAAGCGAAAATAACCAAAATTTCAAAAGGATATATTGAAGGCCGCATAATATCTTCTTCTTATGAAATTCCGAAATTTAAAGTAAATCTTTACACGGCAATACCGAAAGGAGATAGATTCGAATGGCTTATAGAAAAAGCTGGAGAGCTTGGAATATCGGAAATAATTCCGCTAAACACTAAGAGAAGCGTAAATAAATCTTTTTATCCGAATAAACTTGAACGCTATAAAAAAATATCAATCGCGGCAAGTTCGCAATGCGGCAGAAAAGATATAATGAAAATAAACGGTCCGGTTGGCTTCGAAAATGCATGTCTGAAAACCGCTGAAAACAAAGATTATATCAATATTCTTCCATGGGAAAGTGAAAACTCGAACATTTTATCAAAAATATCTAAGCAGCAAAACAATCGTAAAGGTTCCAATATTTTCATAGGGCCTGAAGGAGGGTTTGAAGACAAAGAAGTCGAATTTGCTCAAAAACTGGGAATTAAAACAATAACTTTAGGCAGAAATATATTAAGAGTGGAAACGGCCGCAATTACGGCAAGCATTCTTATTTTTAATTATTTCGGAGTTTACGAAGCAAAATGA